From the Vicugna pacos chromosome 30, VicPac4, whole genome shotgun sequence genome, the window TCAGCAAGCAGCAATAGAGAAAGGATGTGGGGAAGGATCAAGGCAATAACGtgatttttgaagtgaaaatagTACTAGCATTTTTCAAATTTAGCAGTTTGACAAGGCTAATGACAGTTGTAATTCAGGTTTAGTTTAAAATGCAATAATTATCTTTGGCTAATAAACAAGATATCACTCAAACAGGATGTACCTGTTAGCATTAACTAGGACTTACTGACCCTGTATAGGTTCCTGATAGTGCCTCCTGCTGGCCCAGTAGGTGCACAGAATTCCATTCAGTTGCTGTCTGGGCTCCCTTCTTCTAccctgtcccttttttttttttcgcttattgctactgtcgactgaaataaatacgcagcctaaaagttaaaagAGTTATggtttatttggtgggaggactcgagccgggatgacagcctctcagatggctctgaggggctgctccaaagagataggggaggagccaggatatataggagctttacaacagagactaggtagttggaacaatagaagattgcttgttatccaaagaaaaccaggcatctcaagttaaagaatttagtgcatCTCTATGTAtgagaggaagcaaacatttgggctcactgtaTTCATTCCTCTGACAAGCCTCTAGCTACCTATGGTGgtttattttgtcctttattattctgagtcccctcggagggcaccgttgtgagtggctgcagaggctggcctgcaggcctgtcctccctgaggggtggcggcagctgctgatgccttggtttcagtatttttcatttactgatttggttgtagtatttttgttcacattacaaaacaaagaagacataaattgcAGATTCAGCTATAAAATATAGCTGAATTTTGGTTTTCCCATTTTAAACATGAAGGAATTGATCCTCTGAAAGGTTAACCACTTGGCCAATTGACAGAGCTGGGACTAAAATCTAGGTCTGCCATGAAAGCTCACATTCTCAAGAACAGGACCGCACTGCGCGGTGGAACTGTAACTTAGGACTTCCTCATTCCTAAAGGAGAATTTTGgacacagctttttaaaaattaaatttgtgttgtttctttgtaacaggaaaggaaacctgcctagaaaaaaaaaatcttcaaaacagCTATGATTTTCTCCCTCAATCAGGAGAATAACCATGAGAGTGTATTCTTTAGGAGAGAAAttttggttaaaaagaaaaaaaaagaaaagaagtggaaGGAGAGAGGCAGCCTGAAGCCATAGAAGTGAACAGAGGGCATGAACGGGGAGCTGCACAGCCTAAGACAGAAAGCTTTTCCAGGAATGGATTTATATTACCAACAACACTGGCCCATGGCCCACATGCCTGCAGAGCTGTGTCTGTTTTTCACTCATCAACAAATCCTTTATGCCCAACCCCACGTCACCAGTGGATGAGGAGGCAGGAAAGAACAGAATGGAATAACAAAAGCAAGCTTTGCAGCTGGAGAGGGATGCAGTCAGGCAAGGGATTCAGGAACTACACGAGTTTAACAAGGGAACTACCTGCCATCTCACATTTTAGGTTCACAGTCTGCATTGCTTTCTCTCAGGACCATTGTTGAACTCCATGGTTAAGCTCTATTTTGAACTTTGGATTAgttgttaagaaaaaaacaactgacAGACAATGAAGCTACTTGTAAAGATGGTAccactctgtgtgcctgtgtgctttATGGTTTATGATGAGGCTGAATAGTGTGATAGGTTCTATCTGCTCTGTAAGGTCATGCAGACCTTGGCAACATACATAGCACCCTGGAAACTCACATCATTTATTtgtgaaataataatattattcatCTCATAGACATTTTGTGACAGTTAATTTGGATGACTATTAAAAAGTGCTTCACAAAATACTTGGCCTATATGGTGAATGGCCAATGAGAATGCTGTTAACAGTGGCAGTAGTAGTGCTAAGAGCATAGTATTTAGTATACGGAATAAGGGAGAAATCGTATGGTGTGTGCTGTGATTCAAGAGTCTTTCCCAGTCATAAGGAAGAGATAAGATATGTATAAACAAAATAGGTTCAAGCCACATGGCCCTGGGTACTGAAGTCTTCAGAATGAATGAGTTACTCGAGCAAAAAGAGCCAGAGAGAAGACTGAGTCCTGCACCCCAGGCCCTGATCCAAGGGCGAGGGGGAGAAAATGAAACTTGGCCACAGATGCAGGGTGTCAACCTGGATAGTGCAGTGTTATGGGGGCCTGGAAGGAAGAAGTTTTAGACAGAAAGTATTAAACAGGGTCAGAAAAACACAGCCAAAAGtaaagaaatgagatttttttaaaaaaatctatggttTTAAAAGAAGCAAGTAATTTCGTTTCTAAGTAACACATCATAAAGAATATTAAGTATGTTTAAATAAAACAAGGACTGTCTTTGCCGTGAAACCGGTAAACTAGGTAGAATATGGTCAACTTAAAGAAGAGAGTTCACTCTAGTCTACATAAAACTAACTTTCCTTAGAAGTTAATTCATTACAGCTCAATCTATGATATTAAAAACAGGAAAGAGCAATGTTTCCTAACAGGAGAATGGAGCGATAAATGAGAGTATATCTAACACTGGACTGGAAAGCAGCCAGTAACATAATATTTTTCACAATTAACGACATGGGAAAATTTCCAATGACAATGTAACATGAAAATGCAAgattcaaacacacacatacacacatgtatgtgtgtatatccaTATGCATGCATACACATTGAAATGCAAGATTCGGTGCATACATATACAGTTACCTACATATACGGTTACCTACATATACGTATGCACACATATGCACGTATATGCACAGAATAAAAAGAATGACACACAGTGTAATGTTATCAGTGGGATGAGAACTGTTTCCTTCTACATATTGGTAAATATTCCCTGGGTTCTATATCCATTACTttcataataagaaaaagaatatttttaaaaacattagtaAACTCTACATGTGCAGCAATACTACTCACCCTAAACTTGGTGTCAATGGAAATGGTTAAAAGAAATGTTTCCAAAATATCTGCTGCAGTTTTGTGATGGATAAAGGACAACACTGGGCAAAAACAGCTCTTTAAGGACGATGTGACCCGTATCTTCCAAACCCCCTACACTAGGCTTACGCAGTAAGTAAAGCAGAGATGAAGTGTAACTCCCTGAAAAGTACGTCTGGCATGTGAGTGGGATGTTTAACCTCACTGCTGGTGGGTAAACGTTGCTTCCTGTTACCAGGCCTCCCTGTCCACACACTGCCCGCTCACAAATGACCGTGTGTAAAGGTGCAAACAGAGAGAGATTCTGATTTATACTATTGAAACCACCAGACTGTGTACTTCCCAAAATAACAATATGTAACTCACTCATATTAATTTTTACTTGAGTTATTTAGCTTTATGTGTACCTACTACATTGTCCCCCAACTTTATCACAATAAGAAGAGCTGAATAACATAATAAGTCCAGTCTTCTCTTGAATTATGAACAAGTTCCCCTTtctgagaagaaaattaaatttgtattgcAACTGGAAACACTTGGTAAAGTATTTAATTACTGTTGTTAGGAGGTTTAGAACAATGGAGGCAGTGTTAAAGTAAACACACTatctctattttctgtctctttaattGCCAAGGTGGAGTCTCAGAAAAGTCAGCAGTCTGGCATCACAGTGGGCCAGTCCCTGGACCAAagcatggaggaggaggaggaagctgacGACCACCTAGAGCATCTGGAGGAGATCCAGGCCCGCATACACTCTTACTACTATGCCAAGTATGACTGCTTCCTTCGCGGGGAGGCCcaggagccccacccccaccccccccacgcTGCCCCGAACACCCGACAGGAGCAGGGTGCCGGCACGCCATCATCGTCAGTGGGctgcacaacacacacacacaaggtggAGGAGCAGCTGTTCCCGCTGAGGGACGACCACGGCAGGGCGCAGAGGGAGGACCGCCCTGCAGCCTTTCCCGACAGGCAGGGCGCGCTTCCCACCACCCTGTTCCACCCAACGCCCTTCCATCCCAGAGCCCCAGCACTTGCAAGCTCATTCGGAAGGGCCCTGCGGCCCCAGGCCCCCCGGCCCCCTGCATGTCCACGCACAGCTCTCCTCCTTCAGATGGCCAGAAAGCCGCACGAGCGGGCGCACCAGCCGTGGGAGGGTGTCGGCCAGCACCCTGCCTGGCGGGGCTTCCCCTGCGCCCGAGACGGGGGAGCCGGCAGAGCCCTTCCCGAGGGCGCGTCTCGTGTGTCTGGTGTGGGCGAAGCCAAGCCCATCGCGGGGCCCCCGGGGCTAAGAGGCGaagttgggattggaggccatgGGAGCAGACCCCCAATGGGAGGGTGGACAGGCCTAAGAGACGGTGTCACTGCGTCCATTAGCTGGAAGGACGGCAGGCCGGGCGGGAAGATAGAGCATCTCAGCAGAGATTCGCAGCTGTGATGACAAGTAGACAGGCGTCCTAGACAAGTACAAGAGCTCAGGTTGACTGGGAGAGACGGAAACCAGACGCAGGAAGGGAAACACGGGAGGAAGAGACGTGGGGACGCGCACCCAGTGCGGGGTCAGCAGGGAAAGGTCCCCGGCAGCTCGACTCCCGACCACGCGCTGGACGAGGGAGAAAACCAGGATGAACTCGTCGTGGTTCCCCTTCTTAAAAACCGAAGACAAGAGAAAACCTATTTTATTCATCTGTCATGTAATAGAGTGTATGTTATGTGTTTATCAACTAATGCTGACGTTAGTGGTGTTTATGTCATAATATACCTTTAAGTGGTACTACAATATATATTTGTAATGTATACAATtaaataatggatttttaaaaactcaaaatatattttaaaaatagaaaataaagaacttGTTTGTGTGagttatatctatatatatgtattgtatttgaaaataaactggaaactaaaatattcatttatgaaTTCATTTAAAGTAGCAATAATAAATCCATTACATAttcattacatatttatattaaaagtttatatttatttaaaaatacattttccaaaacaaaaatacatttaataaggagattggcattgttttacatttttagcaATTTTCTCTAAAGTCTTAATTGAAGACAGTGGGACTATCGTCTCTGCCTGTGCGTGGAAAACTTCACCATACATTCATGAGAGAACaggagtgaaaaaggcaaataatgtttCACTGTTATGAAGAAAACACTTGTGACTCTGGACCCTCAGAAAAGGACTTGGAAACCACATGAGAACACTTGGCCCGGGTTAACTAGtgtatttgagggaaaaaatgtcTGCGATTATGGACCCTTGTGTTTGGTCTAcagtttcaactttttttgtgtgtatattttttttattgatgtatagttggtttacaatgtgtcaatttctggtgtacagaataatgcttcagtcatacatatacatacataaattcattttcacattctttttaaccataagttactataaaatattgaatatagttccctgtgctatacagtatgaactgttggttatctgttttatatatattagtatctgcaaatttcaaactcccaattttccctttccaccctcttccttctccagtagccataaacttgttttctatgtctgtgagtctgtttctgttttgtaaataagtttatttgtcttttttttttaagatttcacgtgtaagtgatatcatatgatatttttctttccctttctggcttatttctcttagaatgacaatctccaggtccatccatgttgctgcaaaaggcattatttcattctttttatggctgagtagtattccattgtgtaaatataccacaacttctttatccagtcatctgtcaatggacatataggttgtttccatgtcttggctgttctaaatagtgctgctgtgggtgcgtgtatctttttgaattgggaTTTTTGGGCC encodes:
- the LOC140690495 gene encoding uncharacterized protein; the protein is MVRGQLFDVGGAPATWYFGEGSSCVVWRLKRLQRRQRSPSGKRGADRAAAAELRAECGGGSGAAPRWFAGGSALGLSRAAAAAAAAAAAAAAAAAAAAAAAAAAAALFLWEARRGPSGGRPAANLAVVDAAPCDGPRAAVRRRRRSSNLVLRRGLQLRGVVESQKSQQSGITVGQSLDQSMEEEEEADDHLEHLEEIQARIHSYYYAKYDCFLRGEAQEPHPHPPHAAPNTRQEQGAGTPSSSVGCTTHTHKVEEQLFPLRDDHGRAQREDRPAAFPDRQGALPTTLFHPTPFHPRAPALASSFGRALRPQAPRPPACPRTALLLQMARKPHERAHQPWEGVGQHPAWRGFPCARDGGAGRALPEGASRVSGVGEAKPIAGPPGLRGEVGIGGHGSRPPMGGWTGLRDGVTASISWKDGRPGGKIEHLSRDSQL